A single genomic interval of Helianthus annuus cultivar XRQ/B chromosome 6, HanXRQr2.0-SUNRISE, whole genome shotgun sequence harbors:
- the LOC110864667 gene encoding oligouridylate-binding protein 1 — protein MMQQQQRIRQQQALMQQSLYHPGLLTHPQIEPILSGNLPPGFDSTTCRSVYVGNIHPQVTEPLLQEIFSSTGALEGCKLIRKDKSSYGFVDYFDRRFAALAIVTLNGRHLFGQPIKVNWAYASSQREDTSGHFNIFVGDLSPEVTDATLFSCFSVYPTCSDARVMWDQKTGRSRGFGFVSFRNQQDAQSAINDLNGKWLGSRQIRCNWAAKGAASDDKQRSDTKSVVELTNGTSDDGQEKINEDAPENNPQYTTVYVGNLAPEVTSGDLHCHFHALGAGVIEDVRIQRDKGFGFIRYSSHDEAARAIQLGNTRYLYGKPLKCSWGSKPTPPGSSSTPLPLPITGSNLGFSAMDMAAYERQMALSKMAGMMHQQMGGAASQGALYDGGYPGIAATQAPMYYQ, from the exons aTGATGCAACAACAACAGAGGATAAGACAACAACAGGCCCTGATGCAGCAATCCCTCTATCACCCTGGTCTCTTAACACATCCTCAG ATAGAGCCGATCTTGAGTGGAAATTTACCTCCTGGATTTGATTCAACTACATGTCGCAGTGT GTATGTGGGAAACATCCACCCTCAAGTCACAGAACCCCTACTTCAAGAAATCTTTTCAAGCACTGGTGCTCTTGAAGGCTGCAAGCTCATTAGGAAAGATAAA TCATCATACGGGTTTGTCGATTACTTTGATCGGCGTTTTGCTGCTCTTGCTATCGTCACCCTTAACGGAAGGCATTT GTTTGGGCAGCCAATTAAAGTTAATTGGGCATACGCCAGTAGCCAAAGAGAAGATACCTCAG GCCACTTCAACATATTTGTAGGTGACCTTAGTCCTGAAGTTACTGACGCCACATTGTTTTCTTGCTTCTCGGTGTACCCTACTTGCTC TGATGCAAGAGTTATGTGGGACCAGAAGACGGGCCGCTCTAGGGGATTTGGATTCGTTTCATTTAGAAACCAACAG GATGCCCAAAGTGCAATTAATGATCTGAATG GAAAATGGCTCGGAAGTAGGCAAATTCGATGCAATTGGGCGGCGAAGGGTGCCGCATCGGATGACAAACAGCGGTCAGATACCAAAAGTGTTGTTGAATTGACAAACGGAACTTCAG ACGATGGTCAAGAAAAGATCAATGAAGATGCTCCGGAAAATAATCCTCAATACACAACCGTTTATGTTGGCAATCTGGCTCCTGAG GTCACATCAGGTGATCTCCACTGTCATTTCCATGCTCTTGGTGCTGGTGTTATCGAAGATGTTAGAATTCAACGAGACAAAGGTTTTGGTTTCATAAGATACAGCTCCCATGATGAGGCAGCACGCGCTATACAGTTAGGAAACACCCGTTATCTCTATGGCAAACCACTTAAG TGTTCATGGGGTAGCAAACCGACACCTCCAGGCAGCAGCTCAACTCCTCTACCACTGCCAATTACCGGAAGTAATCTCGGTTTTTCAGCTATGGATATGGCAGCTTACGAAAGACAAATGGCTCTTAGTAAAATGGCTGGTATGATGCATCAGCAGATGGGCGGTGCCGCTAGCCAGGGAGCACTCTATGATGGTGGCTACCCAGGAATTGCCGCCACGCAAGCCCCTATGTACTATCAGTAA